A region from the Bacteroidales bacterium genome encodes:
- a CDS encoding response regulator transcription factor has product MNHENTILVIDDEIQIRRLLDITLSANHYNIIVATNGKEGMVAAATYNPSLILLDLGLPDEDGQSVLIRLKEWFKNPIIILSVRNSEADIVQALDNGAIDYLSKPFRTGELLARIRSAFRMLNDHEDSGAILTIRDLNFDMNAHIIKKNNEILKLTSTEYALLTLLAKNSGKVLTHQFILKEVWGYGYLEQTQYLRVYIAQLRKKIEDNPSQPIYIITESGIGYRFQE; this is encoded by the coding sequence ATGAACCATGAAAATACGATATTGGTTATTGATGATGAAATCCAAATCAGGAGACTTTTAGATATTACTCTTTCTGCAAACCACTATAATATTATTGTAGCCACTAATGGAAAAGAAGGGATGGTTGCAGCAGCCACCTATAATCCATCCTTGATCTTACTCGACCTGGGGCTTCCCGATGAAGATGGCCAATCTGTGCTTATAAGGCTTAAAGAATGGTTTAAGAACCCAATTATTATTCTCTCAGTAAGAAACTCAGAAGCAGATATTGTTCAGGCATTAGATAATGGAGCCATTGACTATTTGTCCAAACCGTTTCGAACCGGAGAATTGCTTGCCCGGATACGTTCCGCCTTCCGGATGTTAAATGATCATGAGGATTCAGGTGCAATACTCACAATTAGGGATCTGAATTTTGATATGAATGCACATATCATCAAAAAAAATAATGAAATTCTGAAGCTAACTTCTACTGAATACGCTTTGCTAACCCTGTTGGCGAAAAATTCCGGAAAAGTTTTGACACATCAGTTTATCCTTAAAGAAGTCTGGGGATATGGTTACCTTGAGCAAACCCAATATCTGCGTGTTTATATCGCGCAATTAAGGAAAAAAATTGAAGATAACCCTTCTCAGCCCATATACATCATTACTGAATCAGGGATAGGATACAGATTTCAGGAGTAA